In Primulina eburnea isolate SZY01 chromosome 5, ASM2296580v1, whole genome shotgun sequence, a single window of DNA contains:
- the LOC140833043 gene encoding MACPF domain-containing protein At1g14780-like — protein MDELGEYVDTPIGVRAMQALGLGFDLASDYRLKFVKRNPNGGRLVVLDENRKRDVVVPGHGGVVQIPDVPECIRVDKGDHIRFKSDVLPFDQMSELLNQKSSVQGKVPSGYLNAVFDLSGAWLNDVADAKNLAFDGYFISLFCLHLTASPLVLHEHVKKSVPSRWDPKSLSRFIQTYGTHIIVGMAVGGQDLVCVKQRASSPISSAELKGYLDELGDCLFSDANSPMLERKAMNKQKKVPEVFNRMLQAHTLQFTSITETSTKDGLTLIWSKRGGDLFAQSHSRWLQTMATNPDAVVFKFVPITSLLNGIPGSGYLSHAINLYLRYKPPVEDLHYFLEFQVPRQWVPLFGELPLRHQRSKASYPLLQFSLLGPKVYVNTVQVTSDQKPVLGLRLYLEGTKSNRLAIHVQHLSSLPNIMSFNSSRKPQWRGSDEYESSDNFLEPVRWKKYANICSMPVKHDPNWVQGESDGVFIVIGAQLIIKGKWPRKALHLRLLYGHIPNCTIRKTEWASAPESSQKSNFLTNLSTTFTFTQKAVADYPKQQPAALNSGVFPGGPPMPANSRKLLEYVDTKDVARHPYDVPGHWLVTAAKLVKDGGKIGLQVKFALLDYSQE, from the exons ATGGATGAACTCGGAGAATACGTCGACACGCCTATTGGGGTGCGCGCGATGCAGGCTTTGGGGCTCGGCTTCGATTTGGCTAGTGATTATAGACTCAAGTTCGTAAAAAGGAATCCAAACGGGGGGAGACTGGTCGTTCTAGATGAGAATCGGAAGCGCGACGTCGTCGTCCCCGGGCACGGCGGTGTAGTCCAGATTCCCGACGTGCCGGAATGCATTCGCGTTGATAAAGGAGATCACATTCGGTTTAAGTCCGATGTACTGCCGTTTGACCAG ATGTCAGAGCTACTCAATCAGAAGTCATCGGTACAGGGAAAAGTTCCTTCGGGTTATCTTAATGCTGTTTTCGATTTAAGTGGTGCCTGGTTGAATGATGTAGCAGACGCTAAAAATCTTGCTTTTGATGGTTATTTCATCTCACTTTTCTGTTTGCACCTTACTGCATCACCATTGGTACTTCATGAGCATGTGAAGAAGTCTGTTCCATCACGCTGGGACCCAAAATCATTGTCAAG ATTTATTCAGACTTATGGAACACATATAATTGTGGGAATGGCAGTTGGAGGCCAGGATTTAGTTTGTGTTAAACAGAGGGCATCTTCTCCGATTTCTTCTGCTGAACTCAAGGGATACTTGGATGAACTTGGAGATTGCCTTTTCTCTGATGCTAATAGTCCTATGCTAGAGAGGAAGGCTATGAATAAACAAAAGAAG GTTCCGGAGGTGTTTAATCGTATGCTTCAGGCACATACCCTGCAGTTCACCAGCATCACAGAAACATCAACCAAGGAT GGACTCACGCTTATTTGGTCAAAAAGGGGAGGTGATTTGTTTGCACAAAGTCACTCCAGGTGGCTCCAGACAATGGCTACTAACCCAGATGCTGTAGTTTTCAAATTTGTTCCTATTACCTCTTTACTAAATGGGATTCCAGGGAGTGGCTACCTCAGTCATGCCATTAACTTGTACCTACGAT ACAAGCCTCCTGTAGAGGATTTACATTACTTTTTGGAGTTCCAAGTTCCCAGACAGTGGGTACCCTTATTCGGTGAACTGCCTTTAAGACATCAAAGAAGTAAAGCATCTTACCCTTTGTTGCAGTTCAGTTTATTGGGTCCAAAAGTTTATGTCAACACCGTCCag GTTACTAGTGATCAAAAACCAGTTCTTGGCCTTCGCCTATACTTGGAAGGAACAAAAAGCAACCGATTAGCCATTCATGTGCAACATCTTTCAAGTCttccaaatataatgtcctttAACTCATCTCGCAAGCCACAATGGCGAGGTTCTGACGAATATGAATCCTCTGATAATTTCTTAGAACCAGTTCGATGGAAGAAATATGCAAATATATGTTCAATGCCTGTAAAACACGATCCTAATTGGGTTCAGGGAGAATCTGATGGTGTATTCATTGTGATTGGAGCACAGCTCATTATAAAGGGGAAATGGCCAAGAAAGGCTCTTCACCTACGGCTGCTTTATGGCCACATACCGAACTGCACCATCCGGAAAACCGAGTGGGCATCTGCACCAGAATCCTCACAAAAGTCGAATTTCCTCACGAACTTAAGCACCACTTTCACTTTCACCCAAAAAGCTGTGGCCGATTATCCGAAGCAGCAACCAGCGGCTCTGAACTCCGGTGTATTTCCTGGTGGTCCTCCTATGCCTGCTAACTCAAGGAAGCTGCTTGAATATGTCGACACAAAGGATGTTGCTCGACACCCATACGATGTTCCAGGACATTGGTTAGTAACAGCTGCGAAGTTGGTGAAAGATGGTGGCAAAATCGGTTTGCAAGTGAAATTTGCTTTGTTAGATTATTCCCAAGAGTGA
- the LOC140833044 gene encoding uncharacterized protein isoform X2, protein METLHRCGFFPTSKANFLALFQPSMAICCSSALAVSTLNLTHIYSSSRSPKSKQLCQYPNEFFMPSTISKFNRSRRNVFHVFNSVVNYSSLDESYATVHEVKTSTWKWRDYSIRYQYSGVSGPALILVHGFGANSDHWRKNLPVLAHSHRVYSIDLIGYGYSDKPNPRQLSVDYFYTFETWASQLNDFCKDIVKDEAFFICNSIGGLVGLQAAVMDPQICKGIILLNISLRMLHIKKQPWFGRPLIKSFQSLLRNTDLGKMFFKSVATPESVKNILRQCYYDTSQVTDELVQIILDPGREPGAVDVFLEFICYSDGPLPEELLPQVKCPVLIAWGDKDPWEPIDLGKAYAQFESVEEFVVLPDVGHCPQDEAPHLVNPLIATFVAKHAPQYIGVDS, encoded by the exons ATGGAGACGCTCCATCGTTGTGGTTTCTTCCCAACCTCAAAAGCCAATTTTTTAGCTTTATTCCAACCGAGCATGGCGATTTGCTGCTCTTCGGCATTGGCCGTATCAACCCTCAATCTCACTCATATATATTCATCTTCTAGATCTCCAAAAAGTAAACAACTTTGTCAATATCCTAACGAATTCTTTATGCCCAGTACAATTTCAAAGTTTAACCGCTCGAGGCGTAATGTTTTCCATGTATTCAATTCTGTGGTGAATTACAGTTCGCTTGATGAAAGTTATGCGACCGTACATGAAGTTAAAACAAG TACATGGAAATGGAGAGATTACTCTATTCGTTACCAGTATTCTGGAGTTAGTGGCCCTGCCTTGATTTTGGTTCACGGTTTTGGAGCAAACAG TGACCATTGGAGGAAAAATTTACCAGTTTTAGCACATTCACATAGGGTGTATTCCATTGATCTTATTGGATATGGTTACTCAGATAAACCTAATCCTCGACAGTTAAGTGTTGATTACTTTTACACATTTGAGACTTGGGCCAGCCAGCTCAACGACTTTTGTAAAGATATTGTTAAAGATGAAGCCTTTTTTATCTGCAATTCTATTGGAG GACTTGTCGGTCTGCAGGCTGCAGTCATGGATCCTCAAATATGCAAGGGAATTATTCTCTTGAATATATCACTCCGTATGTTGCACATAAAAAAACAGCCCTGGTTTGGAAGACctctaataaaatcatttcaGAGTTTGCTTAG GAATACGGACCTTGGGAAAATGTTTTTCAAGTCTGTTGCCACACCAGAATCAGTGAAGAACATTCTCCGTCAG TGTTACTATGACACTTCCCAAGTTACGGATGAACTAGTACAGATAATCCTTGATCCGGGACGTGAGCCTGGAGCTGTAGATGTGTTTCTTGAATTCATATGCTACTCAGATGGGCCTCTTCCGGAGGAACTATTACCTCAAGTGAAG TGTCCTGTGCTAATTGCATGGGGTGACAAGGATCCATGGGAACCTATTGATTTGGGGAAAGCTTATGCCCAATTCGAATCTGTTGAAGAGTTTGTTGTCCTACCAGATGTTGGCCACTGCCCTCAG GACGAGGCCCCTCATCTGGTGAATCCGCTCATTGCGACGTTTGTGGCTAAACATGCTCCACAG TATATTGGGGTGGACTCATGA
- the LOC140833044 gene encoding uncharacterized protein isoform X1: METLHRCGFFPTSKANFLALFQPSMAICCSSALAVSTLNLTHIYSSSRSPKSKQLCQYPNEFFMPSTISKFNRSRRNVFHVFNSVVNYSSLDESYATVHEVKTSTWKWRDYSIRYQYSGVSGPALILVHGFGANSDHWRKNLPVLAHSHRVYSIDLIGYGYSDKPNPRQLSVDYFYTFETWASQLNDFCKDIVKDEAFFICNSIGGLVGLQAAVMDPQICKGIILLNISLRMLHIKKQPWFGRPLIKSFQSLLRNTDLGKMFFKSVATPESVKNILRQCYYDTSQVTDELVQIILDPGREPGAVDVFLEFICYSDGPLPEELLPQVKCPVLIAWGDKDPWEPIDLGKAYAQFESVEEFVVLPDVGHCPQDEAPHLVNPLIATFVAKHAPQVGSLSPSAS; encoded by the exons ATGGAGACGCTCCATCGTTGTGGTTTCTTCCCAACCTCAAAAGCCAATTTTTTAGCTTTATTCCAACCGAGCATGGCGATTTGCTGCTCTTCGGCATTGGCCGTATCAACCCTCAATCTCACTCATATATATTCATCTTCTAGATCTCCAAAAAGTAAACAACTTTGTCAATATCCTAACGAATTCTTTATGCCCAGTACAATTTCAAAGTTTAACCGCTCGAGGCGTAATGTTTTCCATGTATTCAATTCTGTGGTGAATTACAGTTCGCTTGATGAAAGTTATGCGACCGTACATGAAGTTAAAACAAG TACATGGAAATGGAGAGATTACTCTATTCGTTACCAGTATTCTGGAGTTAGTGGCCCTGCCTTGATTTTGGTTCACGGTTTTGGAGCAAACAG TGACCATTGGAGGAAAAATTTACCAGTTTTAGCACATTCACATAGGGTGTATTCCATTGATCTTATTGGATATGGTTACTCAGATAAACCTAATCCTCGACAGTTAAGTGTTGATTACTTTTACACATTTGAGACTTGGGCCAGCCAGCTCAACGACTTTTGTAAAGATATTGTTAAAGATGAAGCCTTTTTTATCTGCAATTCTATTGGAG GACTTGTCGGTCTGCAGGCTGCAGTCATGGATCCTCAAATATGCAAGGGAATTATTCTCTTGAATATATCACTCCGTATGTTGCACATAAAAAAACAGCCCTGGTTTGGAAGACctctaataaaatcatttcaGAGTTTGCTTAG GAATACGGACCTTGGGAAAATGTTTTTCAAGTCTGTTGCCACACCAGAATCAGTGAAGAACATTCTCCGTCAG TGTTACTATGACACTTCCCAAGTTACGGATGAACTAGTACAGATAATCCTTGATCCGGGACGTGAGCCTGGAGCTGTAGATGTGTTTCTTGAATTCATATGCTACTCAGATGGGCCTCTTCCGGAGGAACTATTACCTCAAGTGAAG TGTCCTGTGCTAATTGCATGGGGTGACAAGGATCCATGGGAACCTATTGATTTGGGGAAAGCTTATGCCCAATTCGAATCTGTTGAAGAGTTTGTTGTCCTACCAGATGTTGGCCACTGCCCTCAG GACGAGGCCCCTCATCTGGTGAATCCGCTCATTGCGACGTTTGTGGCTAAACATGCTCCACAGGTTGGAAGTCTTTCACCCTCAGCTTCATGA